In the genome of Gordonia rubripertincta, one region contains:
- a CDS encoding arabinosyltransferase domain-containing protein: MTDRVDAPIEAEHDDSPPAKREQSFSQRNAGKARIVAMAAGALGILLALLSPFLPVDYTKSELVWPQQGSIANVAAPNVSFVPVSMEVSVPCALGASLPRNGGVLLSTVPEGGAEAGKVGLFIRATADNLQVVQRNVVLLNTPRAPAQNSPDCRIVVVADTDGSRGSIQGVPETDGSIHEFDLKDPNARPQIIGVYSGLPSNVSTEGLSFRSTIDTRFVSTPTTLKFWLLVLGVASTILSLAALAVLDARDARGHHKIFPAGWWRVRPVDGFVALVLGIWLFVGGNTADDGYQVTVGRIAREAGYLDNYYRYFGVPQDPFGWHYQYLSVWMDISTATPWLRLLPFMFAMASWWLISRAAIPRLGRAVRESTPAVWAAALVFLAVWMPYNNGLRVEPLIALGTLFTWVCVERAIATGRFLPLTVAIISAAFTLTIHPTGVIAAIALVAGIRPLLKRFMVRRKRDGALPLLLPILAAGLAVMFEIFADQPLAPILEAVSVNGQVGPTNKWWEEPMRYYMLMNPTADGGIARRFGVLIVFTCFILVVIMLLNRRRLPGIATAPTWRLLAMVAGSVVLMAFLPTKWTHQMGVYAAIGGALAAVATACADRTIMRRRRNRTLFAAACAYVLALAFSGRNQWWYVGSYGIPWRDAVPDVKGIPLWTGILAVAVALTLLGLWQHFRDDYVDEAARAGSKTLFSRLRSPSIIIVSAIMLMFTLVSFAKADWTQRNSWSWLSSNVNALKGEPCALADAVLVENDPTAGLLAPARVAGQNNPSPGAALAGAGLVGFDPNGVASDLSEDTEEESDDSAGTSTAEVDRTQTDPTEDGSSSDDTTTSSTTDTSGGRTAQAGVNGSTVKLPFGLSPSKTPVLGTYNSPTGTGSLTSDWYQLPDGRSDAQPLITMSVAGYVEYIDDLAVVRPGQKVRLQFGRVAPDGTVAPAGQMIPLDIGGAPEWRNLRFPLDQAPPGATVVRVLAEDTSPLRDQWLAVTPPRVSSMETLNKLVGSEEPVLIDWEAGLAFPCQRPAQVKNGVLETPVWRISPDREGERVNSQRWMSGDAGGPLGIIENELRGRVYPSYLRNDWAKDWGSLQGLTPILPQKDAELIVTTETHNGLWTPGPMRAIGN; encoded by the coding sequence ATGACTGACCGCGTTGACGCTCCCATCGAAGCGGAGCACGACGACTCGCCGCCGGCGAAACGAGAGCAGAGTTTCTCCCAACGCAATGCGGGCAAGGCACGCATCGTCGCCATGGCGGCGGGCGCGCTCGGCATCCTGCTGGCGCTGCTGAGCCCGTTCCTGCCGGTCGACTACACGAAGTCCGAACTCGTCTGGCCGCAGCAGGGTTCGATCGCCAACGTCGCCGCACCGAACGTGTCGTTCGTGCCGGTGTCGATGGAGGTCTCCGTCCCTTGCGCGTTGGGTGCCTCACTCCCGCGCAACGGCGGCGTCCTGCTGTCGACGGTGCCCGAAGGCGGCGCGGAAGCCGGCAAGGTCGGCCTGTTCATCCGGGCCACCGCGGACAACCTGCAGGTCGTCCAGCGGAATGTGGTGCTGCTCAACACTCCTCGTGCACCCGCCCAGAACTCCCCCGACTGCCGGATCGTCGTCGTCGCCGACACCGACGGCAGCCGCGGCTCGATCCAGGGCGTGCCCGAGACCGACGGCTCGATCCACGAGTTCGATCTCAAGGACCCGAACGCGCGCCCGCAGATCATCGGCGTCTACTCCGGACTGCCGTCCAATGTGTCCACCGAGGGATTGTCCTTCCGGTCGACCATCGACACCCGATTCGTCTCCACCCCTACGACTCTGAAGTTCTGGCTGCTGGTACTGGGCGTGGCATCGACGATCCTGTCGCTCGCCGCCCTGGCGGTTCTCGACGCCCGCGACGCCCGCGGACACCACAAGATCTTCCCGGCCGGCTGGTGGCGGGTACGCCCGGTCGACGGCTTCGTCGCGCTCGTCCTGGGGATCTGGCTGTTCGTCGGCGGCAACACCGCCGACGACGGGTATCAGGTGACGGTGGGCCGGATCGCCCGCGAGGCCGGTTATCTCGACAACTACTACCGCTACTTCGGGGTGCCGCAGGATCCGTTCGGCTGGCATTACCAGTACCTGTCGGTGTGGATGGACATCAGCACGGCCACCCCATGGCTCCGCCTGCTGCCGTTCATGTTCGCGATGGCGTCCTGGTGGCTGATCTCCCGTGCCGCGATCCCCCGCCTGGGTCGCGCGGTCCGTGAGTCGACGCCCGCGGTCTGGGCTGCCGCCCTGGTCTTCCTCGCCGTGTGGATGCCGTACAACAACGGTCTGCGCGTCGAACCGCTGATCGCGCTCGGCACCCTGTTCACGTGGGTCTGCGTGGAACGGGCCATCGCCACCGGCCGGTTCTTGCCGCTGACGGTCGCCATCATCTCGGCGGCGTTCACACTGACGATCCACCCGACCGGTGTCATCGCGGCGATCGCTCTCGTCGCCGGAATCCGCCCCCTGCTCAAGCGGTTCATGGTGCGCCGCAAGCGCGATGGCGCACTTCCGTTGCTGCTGCCGATCCTGGCCGCGGGTCTGGCGGTGATGTTCGAGATCTTCGCCGACCAGCCACTCGCCCCGATCCTGGAAGCGGTGTCGGTCAACGGTCAGGTCGGTCCCACCAACAAGTGGTGGGAAGAGCCGATGCGCTACTACATGCTGATGAACCCGACCGCGGACGGCGGCATCGCCCGACGCTTCGGCGTCCTCATCGTGTTCACGTGCTTCATCCTCGTGGTGATCATGCTGCTCAACCGGCGTCGTCTGCCCGGGATCGCGACCGCGCCCACCTGGCGCCTGCTCGCCATGGTCGCGGGTTCGGTCGTGCTGATGGCCTTCTTGCCGACCAAGTGGACCCACCAGATGGGTGTGTACGCCGCGATCGGCGGCGCGCTGGCCGCGGTGGCGACCGCGTGTGCGGACCGGACGATCATGCGGCGGCGTCGGAACCGCACGCTGTTCGCGGCCGCCTGCGCCTACGTTCTCGCCCTGGCGTTCTCCGGACGTAACCAGTGGTGGTACGTCGGCAGCTACGGAATTCCTTGGCGCGACGCGGTTCCCGACGTCAAGGGCATCCCGCTCTGGACCGGCATCCTCGCCGTGGCCGTTGCGCTGACCCTGCTCGGCCTCTGGCAGCACTTCCGCGACGACTACGTCGACGAGGCCGCGCGTGCGGGATCGAAGACGCTGTTCTCGCGCCTGCGGAGCCCGTCGATCATCATCGTGTCGGCGATCATGCTGATGTTCACCCTGGTCTCGTTCGCGAAAGCCGACTGGACACAGCGCAACTCGTGGTCGTGGCTGAGCTCGAACGTGAACGCCCTCAAGGGCGAACCGTGTGCGCTCGCCGACGCCGTGCTCGTGGAGAACGATCCGACCGCCGGACTCCTGGCCCCGGCGCGCGTTGCCGGACAGAACAATCCGTCGCCGGGTGCGGCCCTTGCGGGCGCAGGCCTGGTGGGCTTCGATCCCAACGGCGTCGCGTCGGATCTCTCCGAGGACACCGAGGAGGAGTCCGACGACTCCGCGGGTACCTCGACCGCCGAGGTCGATCGCACGCAGACCGATCCGACCGAGGACGGCAGCAGCTCCGATGACACCACCACGTCGTCGACGACCGACACCAGCGGAGGCCGTACCGCACAGGCTGGCGTCAACGGCTCGACGGTGAAGCTGCCGTTCGGCCTGTCGCCGTCGAAGACCCCGGTCCTGGGCACCTACAACTCCCCCACCGGGACCGGAAGCCTCACCTCCGACTGGTATCAGCTGCCCGACGGCCGTTCCGACGCCCAGCCGCTGATCACCATGTCGGTGGCCGGTTACGTCGAGTACATCGACGACCTCGCGGTCGTCCGGCCGGGCCAGAAGGTCCGGCTGCAGTTCGGCCGAGTCGCGCCGGACGGCACGGTGGCCCCCGCCGGTCAGATGATCCCGCTCGACATCGGTGGCGCACCCGAGTGGCGCAACCTGCGTTTCCCGCTGGATCAGGCACCTCCGGGCGCCACCGTGGTCCGCGTGCTCGCCGAGGACACCTCGCCGCTGCGCGACCAGTGGCTCGCGGTGACCCCGCCGCGGGTGTCGTCGATGGAGACACTCAACAAGCTCGTCGGCAGCGAGGAACCGGTCCTCATCGATTGGGAGGCCGGACTGGCGTTCCCGTGTCAGCGGCCCGCTCAGGTCAAGAACGGCGTGCTCGAGACCCCGGTCTGGCGCATCTCCCCCGACCGCGAGGGCGAGCGGGTGAACTCGCAGCGCTGGATGTCCGGCGACGCCGGTGGTCCGCTCGGCATCATCGAGAACGAACTGCGCGGTCGCGTCTACCCGTCGTATCTGCGCAACGACTGGGCGAAGGACTGGGGCTCGCTCCAGGGCCTCACCCCGATCCTGCCGCAGAAGGACGCGGAGCTGATCGTCACGACCGAGACCCACAACGGCCTGTGGACACCGGGCCCGATGCGGGCGATCGGCAACTGA